In Dyadobacter subterraneus, a single genomic region encodes these proteins:
- a CDS encoding DUF6364 family protein, whose product MDAKITLSFDEQVILDAKEYANANGISLSRLTEFLFRKIVSGQFKELEDFPVSDWVTMLSEGEVEYTKSKKSKVDLKKDFYESKR is encoded by the coding sequence ATGGACGCCAAAATCACATTAAGTTTTGATGAACAGGTAATTCTTGATGCAAAGGAATATGCTAACGCAAATGGCATTAGCCTAAGCCGCCTGACAGAATTTTTGTTTCGTAAAATTGTAAGCGGACAGTTTAAAGAGCTGGAAGACTTTCCCGTTTCAGATTGGGTTACTATGCTGAGTGAGGGCGAAGTGGAGTATACTAAATCAAAAAAATCCAAAGTGGATTTAAAAAAGGACTTCTACGAAAGTAAACGTTAA
- a CDS encoding type II toxin-antitoxin system VapC family toxin: protein MNVFLDANVLISVVNKEQPLFSYSSRILSLAGNPKFILYTSAVWLAITYYFSEKKSGNNSALVKIKLLADHIQTAPVTHREVLAATLNKSIHDFEDGLQYYAALHAGCTCIVTENITDFYFSEIEVIDCKTFFSKYMTDKKS, encoded by the coding sequence ATGAATGTTTTTCTTGATGCAAATGTATTAATTTCAGTCGTTAACAAGGAGCAACCACTTTTTTCCTATTCCTCACGCATTCTTAGTTTGGCAGGGAATCCAAAATTTATACTTTATACTTCTGCTGTCTGGTTAGCAATAACTTATTACTTTTCTGAAAAAAAATCAGGTAATAATTCTGCACTGGTTAAAATTAAACTTCTTGCAGATCATATTCAAACTGCGCCTGTTACACACCGCGAAGTTTTAGCTGCTACATTAAATAAATCAATTCATGATTTTGAAGATGGACTTCAGTATTATGCCGCTCTTCACGCAGGATGCACATGTATTGTCACGGAAAATATTACTGATTTTTATTTTTCTGAAATTGAAGTGATTGATTGCAAGACTTTTTTTTCCAAATATATGACTGACAAGAAATCCTGA
- a CDS encoding DoxX family protein, producing the protein MISPQQISFLLARLAVGMSMFGHGLVRLPKLHTFSNGMVSQFEKSILPGFIVTPFSYILPIAELLTGIFLLIGLFTKQALIAGTIIMIALIFGSSMIEEWGSIPSQLIHAAFFTILLTFEKSYNSFAVDSILERNRKAGFQ; encoded by the coding sequence ATGATTTCACCACAACAAATATCATTCCTTTTAGCCCGCCTTGCTGTTGGCATGAGTATGTTTGGTCACGGACTGGTCCGACTTCCTAAACTGCATACGTTCAGCAACGGCATGGTCAGCCAATTTGAAAAATCAATTTTACCTGGATTTATCGTTACGCCATTCAGCTACATTCTTCCCATAGCAGAATTGCTGACAGGCATATTTTTGCTGATTGGCCTCTTTACCAAACAGGCATTAATTGCCGGTACTATAATAATGATTGCGCTCATTTTTGGAAGTTCAATGATTGAAGAATGGGGTTCAATTCCTTCACAACTCATCCATGCCGCCTTCTTTACCATTTTATTAACCTTTGAAAAATCCTACAATTCATTTGCAGTCGATTCGATATTGGAACGAAACAGGAAGGCGGGTTTCCAATAA
- a CDS encoding RrF2 family transcriptional regulator: MSNGRFAISVHILTLLASEPGEYCSSDYLSGSININPVLVRKELINLRNHGLVISKEGKTGGSTLAKPAELIAMSDIYEAVREKQFLGKSINEPNPACPIGRQINQHLDDLYLESERALMRSLDNMNLAEFLQKFA, from the coding sequence ATGAGTAACGGAAGATTTGCCATATCGGTCCATATTTTAACATTGCTCGCCAGTGAGCCGGGAGAATACTGCTCTTCGGATTATCTTTCTGGCAGTATCAATATCAATCCGGTATTGGTTAGAAAGGAATTGATAAATCTTCGAAATCATGGTTTAGTTATAAGTAAGGAAGGAAAGACAGGTGGCAGCACTTTGGCTAAACCAGCAGAATTAATCGCGATGTCTGATATTTATGAAGCGGTTCGTGAGAAACAATTTTTGGGAAAAAGTATAAACGAACCTAACCCGGCATGTCCGATTGGAAGACAAATTAATCAGCATCTTGATGATCTTTATCTGGAATCAGAAAGAGCATTAATGCGAAGCCTGGACAACATGAACCTGGCTGAATTTTTACAAAAATTTGCTTAA
- a CDS encoding NAD(P)-dependent oxidoreductase: MKVALIGTTGFVGSHLVTELLNRGHEVTAIVRSPEKVTAQSPLLKVVEGDVFNEDKLAEQLAGNDVVLSAYNPGWTNPDIYAEFLKGSAAIQSATKKAGVKRYFTVGGAGSLEVAPGVQLIDTPGFPEEIKPGANAAREYYDILKNETELDWTVISPAIEMHQGTAGVRKGVYRVGENSPVFDENGRSVISVEDMSMAIVDELENPNFIKKRFTTAY; the protein is encoded by the coding sequence ATGAAAGTAGCATTGATCGGAACAACAGGATTTGTAGGCTCACACCTGGTAACAGAATTACTAAATCGTGGACACGAAGTTACAGCCATTGTGCGCAGTCCTGAAAAAGTTACAGCACAAAGTCCGTTGTTAAAAGTTGTTGAAGGGGATGTTTTCAACGAAGATAAATTGGCCGAGCAACTGGCAGGAAATGATGTTGTATTAAGCGCTTACAATCCTGGGTGGACAAATCCTGATATTTATGCTGAATTTCTAAAAGGATCCGCGGCTATTCAATCAGCAACAAAGAAAGCAGGAGTAAAAAGATATTTCACCGTGGGTGGCGCTGGCAGTCTGGAAGTTGCTCCCGGAGTACAACTTATCGACACACCCGGCTTTCCCGAAGAAATCAAACCTGGTGCAAATGCAGCTCGTGAATATTATGACATTTTGAAGAATGAAACCGAACTAGACTGGACAGTTATCAGCCCGGCCATTGAAATGCATCAGGGAACCGCTGGTGTTCGAAAAGGTGTTTACAGGGTTGGAGAAAATAGTCCTGTTTTTGACGAAAATGGCCGTAGTGTAATTTCCGTTGAGGATATGAGTATGGCTATTGTTGATGAATTGGAAAATCCAAATTTTATCAAAAAACGTTTTACAACAGCTTACTAG
- the ygiD gene encoding 4,5-DOPA dioxygenase extradiol produces the protein MKLNDLKNITDDFKNSDLMPVLFTGHGSPMNGIEDNEFTEYWRKLGNEIPKPTAVLCISAHWLTTGTKVTAMTAPKTIHDFGGFPKALFDVQYPAPGNPALAKETAALIKSTHVGLDHEWGLDHGTWSVVCQMYPEANIPVLQLSIDYGKPAAYHYALAKELASLRKKGVLIIGSGNMIHNLRMIAWDKAELPEYGFDWALELNSKFKELILNGDHDPIINYQNFGIAGKYAIPTPDHYYPLLYSLGLQNSKEQATIFNDKAVMGSLTMTSVRIG, from the coding sequence ATGAAATTAAATGATCTGAAAAACATAACAGACGATTTTAAGAATAGTGACCTGATGCCGGTTCTTTTCACGGGCCACGGTTCACCAATGAATGGTATTGAAGACAACGAGTTTACGGAATATTGGAGGAAATTAGGAAACGAAATCCCAAAACCAACCGCAGTTTTATGTATTTCCGCCCACTGGCTGACAACCGGCACCAAGGTCACGGCCATGACAGCACCAAAAACCATTCATGATTTTGGAGGATTTCCCAAAGCATTATTTGATGTGCAATATCCAGCACCGGGCAACCCGGCGCTCGCAAAAGAAACTGCCGCGTTAATAAAAAGTACACATGTAGGGCTTGATCATGAATGGGGTCTGGATCACGGAACCTGGTCGGTGGTTTGTCAGATGTATCCGGAAGCTAATATTCCTGTTTTGCAGTTGAGCATTGATTACGGAAAACCGGCGGCTTATCACTATGCATTAGCAAAAGAATTGGCTTCTTTAAGAAAAAAAGGTGTTTTGATTATCGGAAGTGGAAATATGATCCACAATTTAAGGATGATCGCATGGGACAAAGCCGAACTTCCTGAGTATGGCTTTGACTGGGCACTTGAACTTAATTCAAAATTTAAAGAGCTGATCCTGAATGGAGATCACGATCCGATCATCAATTACCAGAATTTCGGAATTGCCGGAAAATATGCGATCCCGACACCTGACCATTATTATCCTTTACTGTATTCTCTTGGATTACAAAATAGCAAGGAACAAGCGACCATCTTTAATGATAAGGCAGTAATGGGCTCACTGACAATGACTTCGGTGCGGATTGGTTAG
- a CDS encoding SRPBCC domain-containing protein, producing MNRELIATTSISIFASPLEVWKSLIDPDIIKQYMHGTETQTTWELHTPITFRGEWEGVPYVDKGEIVEIIPERVLSYTYWSPLSGTEDFEDNYAIITYHISPYDDETTLTVTQDNIEDEDKVVAAEENWMKTLTHLKKILELKNH from the coding sequence ATGAACCGAGAACTCATAGCCACCACGTCCATTTCAATATTTGCAAGCCCATTAGAAGTCTGGAAATCGCTGATTGATCCGGACATTATAAAGCAATATATGCATGGAACTGAAACGCAGACAACCTGGGAATTGCACACACCTATTACTTTCAGAGGCGAATGGGAAGGTGTTCCATATGTTGACAAAGGCGAAATCGTGGAAATAATTCCGGAAAGAGTTTTAAGTTATACCTATTGGAGTCCATTGTCCGGAACAGAAGATTTTGAAGATAATTACGCAATCATTACCTATCATATTTCTCCGTATGATGATGAAACCACACTAACGGTAACGCAGGATAATATAGAAGATGAAGACAAAGTAGTGGCAGCCGAAGAAAACTGGATGAAAACTTTAACACATCTAAAGAAAATTCTTGAACTGAAAAATCATTAA
- a CDS encoding porin → MNFTKKWIIGFVFLLVFLKPNFTFAQRFLMDLVDTTNTMGKGMLSIYERYNRVRISGYIQPQFQFTNAKGAESFAGGNFSELSNNRFMLRRGRLRVDYAHLNEKGEPTSYFVFQFDGTERGVAIRDFWGRFYENKFKLFALTTGMFARPFGYEVNLSSANRESPERGRMSQILMKTERDIGVMLTVNKRNKNGRPSDFKLDIGLFNGQGMSGPTDYDSHKDVIARVSMKPKKINPASPILISAAVSGYAGGITSQSNVLYKVQRKSDSYEMVRDSSKSNFGKATPRNYAGADIQFVIPNKKGQTEFRAEYIKGKQTATALSSETPGTYPITNNLKDPLYTRSFDGAYFYFLQNLNSVDHQFVLKYDWYDPNKKISGKEVSAANGFSKADLRYNTLGVGYVYRANESLKFMFYYDFVKNEKSDLTGFTEDAKDDVFTARVQYNF, encoded by the coding sequence TTGAATTTTACCAAAAAATGGATCATAGGATTCGTGTTTCTGCTTGTATTTTTAAAACCTAATTTCACTTTTGCGCAGCGTTTCCTGATGGATCTTGTTGATACAACCAACACTATGGGAAAAGGAATGCTGTCAATCTATGAACGTTACAACCGCGTTCGGATCAGTGGATATATTCAACCGCAGTTTCAATTTACAAATGCGAAAGGTGCAGAAAGTTTTGCCGGAGGTAATTTTTCGGAACTTTCCAACAATCGGTTTATGCTGAGACGCGGAAGATTACGTGTCGATTATGCGCATTTAAATGAAAAAGGAGAACCAACTTCTTACTTCGTTTTCCAGTTTGACGGAACAGAAAGAGGCGTTGCGATCCGGGATTTTTGGGGACGATTTTATGAAAATAAATTCAAACTTTTTGCCCTGACAACCGGGATGTTCGCAAGACCCTTTGGCTATGAAGTTAACCTTTCATCAGCGAATCGCGAGAGTCCGGAACGTGGAAGAATGTCTCAGATACTGATGAAAACGGAACGTGATATTGGGGTGATGCTTACTGTAAATAAAAGGAATAAAAACGGACGCCCATCGGATTTCAAACTGGACATTGGCCTATTTAATGGACAGGGAATGTCAGGGCCGACAGATTATGACAGTCACAAAGATGTTATAGCGAGGGTTAGTATGAAGCCAAAAAAAATTAATCCTGCTTCACCAATTTTAATTTCTGCGGCAGTTTCCGGATATGCCGGTGGCATTACCAGTCAGTCGAATGTACTTTACAAAGTTCAAAGAAAAAGTGACAGCTATGAGATGGTTCGCGATAGCTCAAAAAGTAATTTTGGAAAAGCAACTCCAAGAAATTATGCCGGTGCAGACATCCAGTTTGTAATTCCTAACAAGAAAGGACAAACCGAATTCCGTGCAGAATATATCAAAGGAAAACAAACTGCAACTGCTTTAAGCAGTGAAACACCTGGAACTTATCCTATAACCAACAACTTGAAAGACCCGTTATATACAAGAAGTTTTGACGGAGCTTATTTCTATTTTCTTCAAAATCTGAATAGTGTAGATCACCAGTTTGTACTAAAATATGATTGGTATGATCCAAATAAAAAGATTTCCGGAAAAGAGGTTTCCGCCGCAAATGGTTTTAGCAAGGCAGATCTGCGATACAATACTCTTGGGGTCGGCTATGTTTACCGCGCCAATGAATCTCTGAAATTTATGTTTTATTATGACTTTGTCAAAAATGAAAAATCAGATTTGACAGGTTTTACCGAAGATGCCAAGGATGACGTTTTCACGGCCCGGGTTCAGTATAATTTCTAA
- a CDS encoding SRPBCC family protein, translating to MQELYFTQQLPISLDEAWEFFSNPANLKEITPPHMGFVVTSKHSREHMYAGQIIRYIVKPVLGIPLKWCTEITHVEDRKYFIDEQRFGPYAFWHHQHHFTEVEGGVLMEDILNYKLPLWFLGDIVDSVFVNNEVKGIFSYRKKILTQRFGS from the coding sequence ATGCAAGAGTTATATTTTACACAACAGTTACCCATTTCTCTTGATGAAGCATGGGAGTTTTTTTCAAATCCTGCAAATCTGAAAGAAATCACTCCGCCGCATATGGGTTTTGTCGTTACTTCAAAACATTCGAGAGAGCACATGTATGCCGGACAGATTATTCGTTACATTGTTAAGCCGGTTCTTGGGATTCCTTTAAAATGGTGTACTGAAATCACGCATGTTGAAGATAGAAAATATTTTATAGATGAACAGCGTTTTGGACCTTATGCTTTCTGGCATCATCAGCATCATTTCACAGAAGTGGAAGGTGGAGTTTTGATGGAAGATATTTTAAACTACAAATTACCGCTTTGGTTTTTAGGCGATATCGTTGATTCGGTTTTTGTCAACAATGAAGTAAAAGGTATTTTCAGTTACAGAAAGAAAATTTTGACACAGCGCTTTGGCTCATAA